The proteins below come from a single Mytilus edulis chromosome 5, xbMytEdul2.2, whole genome shotgun sequence genomic window:
- the LOC139524264 gene encoding uncharacterized protein isoform X4, with the protein MQTVTNNTEPTTVMTTRTGNLKPQQIFHVKTFKVLGCLQIVLGVTLILLSLVDFLPTLILSEWFVMTGCLPICMSENTKSSLKCRKSAFMVCSVIGAVIFGPSIFMLSLLTGSLACEQAW; encoded by the exons ATGCAGACCGTAACTAACAACACTGAGCCAACCACTGTGATGACAACACGAACAGGAAATCTAAAACCTCAACAAATCTTCCATGTGAAGACATTTAAGGTTTTAGGTTGTCTGCAGATTGTGCTCGGCGTAACTTTAATATTACTGAGTCTAGTGGATTTCTTACCTACATTAATACTCTCTGAATGG TTTGTCATGACTGGATGCTTACCAATCTGCATGTCAGAGAATACCAAATCAAGCTTGAAATGCAGG AAATCTGCTTTTATGGTGTGTAGTGTTATTGGAGCAGTAATTTTTGGCCCGAGTATATTTATGTTATCACTACTTACAGGATCTTTA GCATGTGAACAAGCATGGTGA